A region of Kribbella sp. NBC_01245 DNA encodes the following proteins:
- a CDS encoding response regulator transcription factor, translating to MSRETDLTVVAELESADDVLISASGPHVIVLDPLLPGDIGIEELCRRLAGPGVLILIERDEATSSLALALLRQSPRVGLLATDASPDDLVDAVRQVATGKPVLDIELAMAALKAGDNPLTGREAEVLRMVRTGATVPEIARTLCLSAGTVRNYMSRILSKTGARSRIDAIRKAQDAGWI from the coding sequence TTGTCCAGAGAGACCGATTTGACCGTGGTCGCGGAGTTGGAGAGTGCGGATGACGTGCTCATCTCCGCCAGCGGTCCGCATGTCATCGTGCTCGATCCACTCCTGCCGGGCGATATCGGCATAGAGGAGTTATGCCGGCGCCTGGCCGGTCCTGGGGTGCTGATCCTGATCGAGCGGGACGAGGCGACCAGCTCGCTGGCGCTGGCACTGCTGCGTCAATCGCCGCGGGTCGGTTTGCTCGCGACGGACGCGTCTCCGGACGATCTCGTGGACGCCGTACGGCAGGTGGCGACCGGGAAACCCGTGCTGGATATCGAGCTGGCCATGGCTGCGCTCAAGGCGGGTGACAATCCCTTGACCGGACGTGAGGCCGAGGTGCTGCGAATGGTCCGGACGGGTGCGACCGTGCCGGAGATCGCGCGCACTCTGTGCCTCAGTGCCGGCACCGTCCGGAACTACATGTCCCGGATTCTCTCGAAGACCGGCGCGCGTAGCCGGATCGACGCGATCCGCAAGGCTCAGGACGCCGGCTGGATCTGA